The following coding sequences lie in one Rutidosis leptorrhynchoides isolate AG116_Rl617_1_P2 chromosome 4, CSIRO_AGI_Rlap_v1, whole genome shotgun sequence genomic window:
- the LOC139843159 gene encoding uncharacterized protein, which yields MNILSINSYGSKVFLKRQWIRELCSSSNIQFLGLQETKMTRLKLSRLKSIWGNHTFDYAVTLSRGVSGGIVPLWDPNSFVKSHIWCDDHFVIVKGRWLHFDLEVFMDAQVFNDFIDSMSLYELPLEDLKGVVLPRGYSDHSPVLLYQDNVDFGPTYFKIFDSWFSRGDFDVVVRSLWHEVCVSSTSDVVAKLRLLKGKLKCWIHSTRMVEAIRLQEVAKKIDELDIIIDSGSATTTDIDTPNGLFHERDELLKFKALYALQKSNIKWDVEGDENSKFFHCSLKHKRGQKHIQGLMFDGNWVTNPVVIKNKFFEFFKPKFEDVKSGATFGHINPQYVLTSTEANDLEQPFDNEEIKSAVWDCGSSKAPGPDGYSFCFIKQFWDILESDICRDVRSFFETSSLPRGANSTFFSLIPKVSNPVVVTDFRPISLVGCFYKIITKLLMNLLARVIDKLIM from the exons ATGAATATATTATCCATCAATAGTTACGGGTCTAAGGTCTTTTTGAAGCGACAGTGGATCAGAGAACTTTGTTCTTCGTCTAATATTCAATTCCTCGGGTTACAGGAAACGAAGATGACTAGATTGAAATTATCTCGGTTGAAATCTATTTGGGGAAATCATACGTTTGATTATGCGGTTACGTTATCACGTGGTGTTTCGGGTGGGATCGTTCCTTTATGGGATCCCAATAGCTTTGTAAAGTCTCATATTTGGTGTGATGATCATTTTGTTATCGTGAAAGGTCGTTGGTTACATTTTGATTTGGAAGTTTTTATG GATGCGCAAGTGTTTAATGACTTTATTGATTCTATGTCATTGTACGAATTACCTCTCG AGGATCTAAAAGGCGTAGTTCTTCCAAGAGGTTACTCGGATCACTCTCCGGTTTTACTTTACCAAGATAATGTGGATTTCGGTCCGACGTATTTTAAAATTTTTGATTCTTGGTTTTCGAGAGGTGATTTTGACGTCGTGGTACGTAGTTTGTGGCATGAGGTGTGTGTCAGCTCGACGTCGGATGTAGTTGCAAAATTACGTTTATTAAAAGGTAAACTCAAATGTTGGATTCACAGTACACGCATGGTGGAAGCAATTCGTTTACAGGAGGTGGCCAAAAAAATTGATGAGTTGGATATTATCATCGATTCAGGGTCTGCCACGACTACTGATATTGATACTCCTAATGGTCTGTTTCATGAAAGAGATGAGTTATTAAAGTTTAAAGCACTCTATGCACTTCAAAAATCCAACATTAAATGGGATGTCGAGGGTGATGAAAACTCGAAATTCTTTCATTGTTCGCTTAAACATAAACGTGGACAAAAGCACATTCAAGGTTTGATGTTTGACGGTAATTGGGTAACTAATCCTGTGGTTATTAAAAACAAGTTTTTTGAATTTTTCAAACCGAAATTCGAAGATGTTAAGTCAGGGGCTACTTTTGGTCATATTAACCCTCAATATGTTCTTACCTCTACTGAAGCTAATGACCTGGAACAACCATTCGATAATGAGGAGATCAAGAGTGCGGTTTGGGATTGTGGTAGTTCCAAGGCTCCGGGTCCGGATGGGTATTCTTTTTGTTTCATCAAGCAATTTTGGGATATCCTAGAATCTGATATATGTCGTGATGTACGCAGTTTTTTCGAGACATCTTCTTTGCCACGTGGTGCAAATTCAACATTTTTTTCGTTGATCCCGAAGGTTAGTAACCCGGTTGTTGTTACAGATTTTCGCCCTATTTCATTAGTTGGTTGTTTCTATAAAATTATTACGAAATTATTAATGAATCTTCTAGCTCGTGTGATTGATAAGCtgattatgtaa